A region from the Natronorubrum halophilum genome encodes:
- a CDS encoding ribosome assembly factor SBDS, translating to MISLDEAVTARLESHGARFEVLVDPDAALAIKRDEFDGDLEDVIAAEDVFEDASRGDRPAEEDLETVFDTTDPLEIIPDVIKQGEIQITADQRREMQEQKRKQLIDTIARNAVNPQMDNAPHPPDRIENALEQAGFTVDPMEPVEGQVDDALDDLRPVIPIRFEEVTIAVQLPAEYAGSAQAKVRQFGDLEREEWQPDGSWIGVISFPAGMQNEFYDVVNEHTSGTAETEIVKDKDDLNTR from the coding sequence ATGATATCACTCGACGAGGCGGTGACGGCGCGACTCGAGTCACACGGGGCGCGCTTTGAAGTCTTGGTCGATCCGGACGCGGCACTGGCGATCAAACGCGACGAGTTCGACGGCGACCTCGAGGACGTGATCGCTGCCGAGGACGTCTTCGAGGACGCCTCTCGAGGGGATCGACCGGCGGAGGAGGACCTCGAGACCGTCTTCGACACGACGGATCCGCTCGAGATCATTCCCGACGTGATCAAACAGGGAGAGATCCAGATCACGGCCGATCAGCGCCGCGAGATGCAAGAGCAAAAGCGCAAACAGCTGATCGATACCATCGCGCGCAACGCGGTCAACCCGCAGATGGATAACGCGCCCCACCCGCCCGACCGCATCGAGAACGCGCTCGAGCAGGCCGGCTTCACGGTCGATCCGATGGAGCCCGTCGAGGGGCAGGTCGACGACGCGCTCGACGACCTTCGACCGGTGATTCCGATCCGGTTCGAAGAGGTGACGATCGCGGTACAGCTCCCCGCCGAATACGCCGGCAGCGCCCAGGCGAAGGTCCGCCAGTTCGGTGATCTTGAGCGCGAGGAGTGGCAACCCGACGGCTCGTGGATCGGTGTCATCTCGTTTCCGGCGGGGATGCAAAACGAGTTCTACGACGTCGTCAACGAGCACACGAGCGGCACGGCCGAAACGGAGATCGTCAAGGACAAAGACGACCTGAACACGCGATAA
- a CDS encoding Rpp14/Pop5 family protein, with translation MKHLPKHLQPRWRYLAVGLESWPDAAVDRRAFQRECWYAAQNLLGDPGSARADLTVIRFDFAGKTGEAIVRVRRGESEPARAALACIDEIDGSPVGVRVRGMSGTIRAAEENYLGRRGQDSEERNVVFGNEERVAVVCDGSADVRLDEAFAGTTDLDYDLA, from the coding sequence ATGAAACACCTCCCGAAACACCTCCAGCCGCGCTGGCGCTATCTCGCCGTCGGCCTCGAGAGTTGGCCGGACGCCGCCGTCGATCGCCGGGCGTTCCAGCGCGAGTGCTGGTACGCGGCCCAGAATTTGCTCGGCGATCCGGGGAGCGCTCGAGCCGATCTGACGGTCATCAGGTTCGACTTTGCCGGCAAAACCGGCGAGGCGATCGTTCGAGTCCGCCGCGGCGAATCGGAGCCGGCTCGAGCGGCACTCGCCTGTATCGACGAGATAGACGGCTCTCCCGTCGGTGTTCGGGTCCGCGGTATGAGTGGCACGATCCGTGCCGCTGAAGAAAACTATTTAGGACGCCGCGGGCAAGATTCGGAAGAGAGAAACGTCGTGTTCGGGAACGAGGAGCGAGTCGCCGTTGTGTGCGATGGATCTGCAGACGTGCGACTCGATGAGGCGTTCGCGGGCACGACAGACCTCGATTACGATTTAGCGTGA
- a CDS encoding class I SAM-dependent methyltransferase: MKKTLEEHAARFDTKAGEYDESKSDEYRACANLVIEHAALESDTVVLDLGTGTGAIALALAPDAKRVVGRDISEGMMEEAKAKADENGLENVEFGRGTFREPDYDGDVDVVTSNFALHHLSDDEKREAIDVIAGLEPRTFVLGDVMFFGEPDPDEPFYSPEVDDPATVGTLADAFTDAGFSLTAVERVHEQVGVLVAERTPTGAETSADDVSEGTEPDA, translated from the coding sequence ATGAAGAAGACCCTTGAGGAGCACGCCGCCAGATTCGACACCAAAGCCGGCGAGTACGACGAGTCGAAATCCGACGAGTACCGCGCCTGTGCGAACCTCGTGATCGAACACGCCGCCCTCGAGAGCGATACCGTCGTCCTCGACCTCGGAACGGGGACGGGTGCCATCGCGCTCGCGCTCGCACCCGACGCAAAGCGGGTCGTGGGCCGCGACATCAGCGAGGGAATGATGGAAGAGGCGAAGGCGAAAGCCGACGAGAACGGGCTCGAGAACGTCGAATTCGGACGCGGCACGTTCCGCGAGCCCGACTACGACGGCGACGTCGACGTGGTCACCTCGAACTTCGCGCTTCACCACCTCTCGGACGACGAAAAGCGCGAGGCGATCGACGTCATCGCGGGTCTCGAGCCGCGGACGTTCGTGCTCGGGGACGTGATGTTCTTCGGCGAACCCGACCCCGACGAGCCGTTCTACTCGCCGGAGGTTGACGACCCGGCGACCGTCGGCACACTCGCCGACGCCTTCACCGATGCGGGCTTCTCGCTGACCGCCGTCGAGCGCGTCCACGAGCAGGTCGGCGTGCTGGTCGCGGAACGGACGCCGACTGGGGCCGAGACATCCGCCGATGACGTGTCCGAGGGAACTGAACCGGACGCATGA
- the psmA gene encoding archaeal proteasome endopeptidase complex subunit alpha — translation MQGQQQQQAYDRGITIFSPDGRLYQVEYAREAVKRGTASIGVRTSDGVVLAVDKRVPSPLLEDSSVEKIHKADNHVGIASAGHVADARQLIDFARRQTQVNQLRYGEPIGVETLTKEVTDHIQQYTQVGGARPFGVALIVGGIDNGEPRLFETDPSGTPYEWKALAVGSDRGELQEYLEENYDEEADLDGGIALALDALASVNEGSLLPNEVGLATIDVESESFEQFDYDTIESHLEENDLLDDGEDADEDVDE, via the coding sequence ATGCAGGGACAACAACAACAGCAGGCATACGACCGAGGTATCACGATCTTCTCGCCGGACGGCCGACTCTACCAGGTCGAGTACGCCCGCGAGGCAGTCAAACGTGGTACGGCGAGTATCGGTGTTCGAACGAGCGACGGCGTCGTACTAGCCGTCGACAAACGAGTCCCCTCCCCGCTGCTCGAGGACTCGAGCGTCGAGAAGATTCACAAGGCCGACAACCATGTCGGTATCGCAAGCGCCGGTCACGTCGCCGACGCTCGCCAGCTGATCGACTTCGCGCGCCGCCAGACGCAGGTCAACCAGCTGCGTTACGGCGAGCCGATCGGCGTCGAGACGCTGACCAAGGAAGTCACCGACCACATCCAGCAGTACACGCAGGTCGGCGGTGCCCGTCCCTTCGGCGTCGCGCTGATCGTCGGCGGCATCGACAACGGCGAGCCGCGCCTGTTCGAGACCGACCCGTCGGGGACTCCGTACGAGTGGAAGGCCCTCGCCGTCGGCTCGGACCGCGGCGAGCTTCAGGAGTACTTGGAGGAGAACTACGACGAGGAAGCGGACCTCGACGGCGGCATCGCGCTCGCCCTCGACGCGCTCGCATCGGTCAACGAGGGCTCCTTGCTCCCCAACGAGGTCGGTCTCGCGACGATCGACGTCGAGAGCGAGTCCTTCGAGCAGTTCGATTACGACACGATCGAGTCCCACCTCGAGGAGAACGACCTCCTCGACGACGGCGAGGACGCGGACGAAGACGTCGACGAGTAA
- a CDS encoding FUN14 domain-containing protein, with amino-acid sequence MIDVDLTTLGLEFGGGAVVGGVLGFATKQVAKLVAIIIGVQLMAFRYLESQEIVIVDWNRLSAGLVETQERTQDSHWLESVLSMLAVGSGFTSGFLIGFHRG; translated from the coding sequence ATGATAGACGTCGATCTGACGACGCTCGGTCTCGAGTTCGGCGGTGGCGCGGTCGTCGGTGGGGTGCTCGGATTCGCGACCAAGCAGGTCGCGAAACTCGTCGCGATTATCATCGGCGTCCAGTTGATGGCGTTCCGGTATCTCGAGTCACAGGAGATCGTCATCGTCGACTGGAACCGACTCTCCGCTGGACTCGTCGAAACGCAAGAACGCACACAGGACAGTCACTGGCTCGAGTCGGTGCTCTCGATGCTGGCCGTCGGGTCCGGGTTCACCAGCGGCTTTCTGATCGGCTTTCACCGGGGATGA